From a region of the Apibacter sp. B3706 genome:
- a CDS encoding YagU family protein encodes MKNALHPKKNVAVWVGIISGIISGFIKFGWEVPFPPRTPERDMTNPPQHLLEQLGMSHDLSHLMYYFNDNPRPIMSFIIHFSFSIICAIIYCLVAEYYPKIKLWQGTAYGILIFIMFHIIIMPILGTVPAPWNQPFAEHFSEFFGHAFWTWIIEITRRDLRNRITKQPDSEIPLTSPFR; translated from the coding sequence ATGAAAAATGCTTTACATCCTAAGAAAAATGTTGCCGTATGGGTAGGAATCATTTCAGGAATCATTTCAGGTTTTATCAAATTCGGTTGGGAAGTTCCATTTCCTCCCCGTACTCCTGAAAGAGATATGACCAATCCACCACAACACCTCCTGGAACAACTGGGAATGTCTCATGACCTCTCCCATCTCATGTATTATTTTAATGATAATCCACGACCGATCATGAGCTTTATTATTCATTTTTCCTTCTCAATTATCTGTGCAATAATCTATTGCTTAGTTGCGGAATATTATCCTAAAATTAAATTATGGCAGGGAACTGCCTATGGAATACTTATTTTCATAATGTTCCATATTATTATAATGCCAATACTGGGAACAGTACCTGCCCCGTGGAATCAGCCTTTTGCAGAACATTTCTCTGAATTTTTCGGACATGCGTTCTGGACCTGGATAATTGAAATTACGCGTAGAGATTTACGAAACCGAATTACGAAACAACCGGATTCTGAAATCCCTCTTACCTCTCCTTTCAGGTAA
- a CDS encoding CopD family protein, which produces MHIPDIPSYFALKAIHIIFMVSYFAGIFYLIRLFVYFIDTNEKPELEREILRKQYIYMISRLWDIITVPAGIIMLITGTLMMINTRGDITFYILREPWFHIKLVFVGALALYHYWSWRCIRRIKAGKFNTTSIKLRMMNEVATIILFAVIFIVIFKQYFMGMWLSLLISFIVLVLVIMLVVKLVNRKKKK; this is translated from the coding sequence ATGCATATTCCTGATATTCCCAGTTATTTTGCCTTAAAAGCGATTCACATTATTTTTATGGTAAGCTATTTTGCGGGGATTTTTTACTTAATACGTTTATTTGTTTATTTTATAGATACCAATGAAAAACCGGAGCTTGAGCGTGAGATTCTTAGAAAGCAATACATATATATGATTTCTCGTTTATGGGATATCATAACGGTTCCGGCAGGAATTATAATGCTTATTACCGGAACATTAATGATGATTAATACTCGCGGGGATATTACTTTTTACATTTTAAGAGAACCTTGGTTCCATATTAAGCTGGTATTTGTTGGAGCGTTGGCTCTATATCATTACTGGAGTTGGAGGTGTATTAGGAGAATAAAGGCCGGAAAATTCAATACAACTTCTATTAAGCTCCGTATGATGAATGAAGTTGCTACTATTATTTTATTTGCCGTAATATTTATAGTTATTTTCAAACAATATTTTATGGGAATGTGGCTAAGCTTATTGATCAGTTTTATTGTTCTAGTTCTTGTAATTATGTTGGTTGTAAAATTAGTTAACAGAAAAAAGAAAAAGTAA
- a CDS encoding ABC transporter permease subunit yields MFSIFKKELWAYFGTLGAYIVSAAFLLICSLFLWFFDNDFNVFNVGLATLNNFFILAPWVLMFLLPALTMKSIAEEEQNGTLVWLFSQPLSVSSIVLGKYWAILILVLFSLLPTFTFVYTINNLSLPKGNIDSGIIVSGYIGLLFLSMTFASIGIFCSSLVKNQVLAFVTGVFFCFICFYGFENLASYNLLGNLDYTLQKIGFFQHYTSFTKGIVDTRDIGYFIFVIVGFLLLSIRIINSKK; encoded by the coding sequence ATGTTTTCAATTTTTAAAAAAGAACTTTGGGCATATTTTGGAACATTAGGCGCATATATTGTTTCGGCTGCTTTCTTGTTAATCTGTTCTTTATTTTTATGGTTTTTCGATAATGATTTTAATGTTTTCAATGTAGGATTGGCTACATTAAATAACTTTTTTATACTTGCTCCCTGGGTATTGATGTTCCTATTACCTGCCTTGACAATGAAAAGCATTGCGGAAGAAGAGCAAAACGGTACTTTGGTCTGGTTATTTTCTCAACCATTGTCTGTTTCATCTATTGTTTTAGGAAAATATTGGGCAATTTTAATTCTAGTCTTATTTTCTTTACTTCCTACTTTTACCTTTGTTTATACGATTAATAATTTAAGTTTACCGAAAGGAAATATAGATTCAGGAATCATTGTTAGCGGGTATATCGGATTACTCTTTTTGTCCATGACCTTTGCTTCAATTGGTATTTTTTGTTCTTCCTTAGTAAAAAATCAGGTATTAGCGTTTGTCACAGGTGTCTTTTTTTGTTTTATTTGTTTTTATGGATTTGAAAATTTGGCATCGTATAATCTGTTAGGAAATTTAGATTATACCCTGCAAAAAATAGGATTTTTTCAACATTATACCAGTTTTACCAAAGGGATCGTAGATACAAGAGATATAGGTTATTTTATCTTTGTAATAGTTGGATTTCTTTTATTATCGATTCGAATAATCAACAGCAAAAAGTAA
- the gldG gene encoding gliding motility-associated ABC transporter substrate-binding protein GldG, producing MIYLKKINISLVFLLIAGLILASGFFYKRFDLTSDKRYTLTESTRQVLKKIDEPMQIDVYLEGDFPADFKQLQSETLSLLDEFKRLNSNINFQLIDPIKEKLSQETLEAMGMAPSALRVEKDGASSQLILFPYATIKYKGNGQTVPLIISQAGITGDEQMAKSIENLEYGFISAIDKLSNKRLKSVGILVNQKELNRLEMFSLANRIHQSYNFGPIFPKDSQTLSLQDLPILKKFDAILIAKPRKAFTDKEKLTIDQYIMSGGKTLWAIDQVNAEMDTLLKSSKILAYPYDLNLTDLLFSYGVRINSGIVKDIKNPTYINLQVGEIQGNAQNARVPWVYFPMGFSLNNHPITKNINPVSFQFPTSIDTLDTPGVKKTILYQTSSYTSLQGVPSYISLEEAKLFERENVNWNEYNKGPKILAVLLEGKFTSAYKDRIESSGIKNFVDRSNNNKMIVISDGDIARNQVIKGQPLPLGFDYSTGITYGNEEFLINALDYLLDDHGLMLLRNRTVQMRMLNKPLIVQEKTYWQWLNLGVPIVLVSIVGGSFIFVRRKKFSKK from the coding sequence ATGATATATTTAAAAAAGATAAATATTAGCTTAGTATTCCTACTTATTGCAGGTCTTATATTGGCTAGTGGTTTTTTTTATAAAAGGTTTGACTTAACTTCGGATAAACGATATACGTTAACTGAAAGTACTCGTCAAGTATTAAAAAAAATTGATGAGCCGATGCAGATTGATGTATATTTAGAAGGAGATTTTCCTGCAGATTTTAAACAACTGCAGTCTGAAACTCTCAGTCTGCTGGATGAATTTAAAAGGTTAAATTCCAATATTAATTTTCAATTAATAGATCCAATAAAGGAAAAATTATCACAAGAGACATTAGAAGCTATGGGAATGGCTCCTTCGGCTTTGCGGGTTGAAAAAGATGGAGCATCATCTCAACTAATTTTATTTCCTTATGCAACTATAAAATATAAAGGCAATGGGCAAACAGTACCGTTAATAATTTCTCAGGCAGGAATAACAGGAGATGAGCAAATGGCTAAATCTATCGAAAATCTGGAATACGGTTTTATCAGTGCTATTGATAAGTTATCCAATAAACGTTTGAAAAGTGTAGGCATTTTAGTAAATCAAAAAGAACTGAATCGATTGGAAATGTTCAGCCTGGCTAACAGGATTCATCAAAGTTATAATTTCGGACCTATTTTTCCTAAAGATAGTCAGACCTTGTCACTTCAGGATTTACCAATACTTAAGAAATTTGACGCCATACTGATTGCCAAACCAAGAAAGGCTTTTACTGATAAAGAAAAATTAACGATTGACCAATATATCATGAGTGGAGGTAAAACACTATGGGCAATTGATCAAGTTAATGCCGAAATGGATACTTTGCTTAAGTCCAGTAAAATATTGGCTTATCCGTATGATCTTAATTTAACTGATTTATTATTTTCTTACGGAGTAAGGATAAATTCCGGAATTGTTAAGGATATAAAAAATCCTACTTATATAAATTTACAGGTTGGAGAAATACAAGGAAATGCACAAAATGCAAGAGTACCTTGGGTATATTTTCCTATGGGATTTTCCTTGAATAATCATCCGATAACCAAAAATATTAATCCAGTATCCTTTCAGTTTCCTACTTCAATAGATACCTTAGATACTCCCGGAGTTAAAAAAACAATTCTCTATCAAACTTCTTCCTATACTTCGCTTCAAGGAGTACCCTCTTATATATCACTTGAAGAAGCAAAGTTATTTGAAAGAGAAAATGTAAATTGGAACGAATACAATAAAGGGCCTAAAATATTGGCAGTTTTGCTTGAAGGGAAATTTACCTCTGCATACAAGGATAGGATAGAGTCTAGTGGAATTAAAAATTTTGTGGACCGGTCAAACAATAATAAGATGATCGTTATATCCGATGGTGACATAGCAAGAAATCAGGTGATAAAAGGTCAACCTTTGCCTTTAGGTTTTGATTATTCAACAGGTATTACTTATGGAAATGAAGAATTTTTAATAAACGCCCTGGACTATTTATTAGATGATCACGGTTTAATGCTTTTAAGAAACAGGACGGTACAAATGAGAATGTTGAATAAGCCTCTAATTGTTCAGGAAAAAACGTATTGGCAATGGTTAAATTTAGGCGTTCCTATCGTTTTAGTCAGTATCGTAGGAGGTTCTTTTATATTTGTAAGAAGAAAAAAGTTTAGTAAAAAATAA
- a CDS encoding SAM-dependent methyltransferase: MAVLYLLPAYLGETSPKDIFSPREIELLHTLKFFVAENQKSARKFIKFLCPDTTQSELSISILDKRTTEEELEYLSQPLKNGEDVGLISEAGLPCIADPGNILVSWCHRHDIRVVPITGPSSIILALIASGLNGQNFAFNGYLPIDSNERKKTIVNLEKISRNQGSAQIFMETPYRNQALFDDLIKYLNPKTSLCIATNVTLPNESIKTLYCKDWKAKKPNFHKEPTIFIVQA, encoded by the coding sequence ATGGCTGTATTATATTTACTTCCTGCCTATTTAGGTGAAACCTCACCCAAAGATATATTTTCTCCGAGAGAAATCGAATTATTACATACGTTAAAATTTTTTGTTGCTGAAAATCAGAAATCGGCCAGAAAATTTATTAAATTTTTATGTCCGGATACAACTCAAAGCGAATTAAGTATTTCAATATTAGATAAAAGAACCACGGAAGAGGAATTGGAATATCTTTCACAGCCTTTGAAAAACGGGGAGGATGTTGGATTAATTTCAGAAGCGGGATTACCTTGCATAGCAGATCCGGGTAATATTTTAGTTTCTTGGTGTCACAGACACGATATTCGAGTAGTTCCTATTACAGGTCCTTCTTCCATCATATTAGCCTTAATAGCCAGTGGCTTAAATGGTCAAAATTTTGCTTTTAACGGTTATCTTCCCATAGATTCTAATGAAAGGAAAAAGACAATAGTAAATCTTGAAAAGATTAGCAGAAATCAAGGATCAGCGCAAATATTTATGGAAACTCCGTATCGAAATCAAGCGTTATTTGATGACTTGATTAAATACTTAAATCCAAAAACTTCTTTATGTATTGCAACGAATGTTACTCTTCCCAACGAATCTATTAAAACTTTATATTGCAAAGATTGGAAAGCTAAAAAACCAAATTTTCACAAAGAACCCACTATTTTTATAGTGCAAGCCTAA
- a CDS encoding aminotransferase class IV, giving the protein MKIIFNQKCIEENQLVINYTENNYFSGDFVNGFCWLFQNKLLYWENVYFQLMASMRKMRIDIPLAFTPELFENQIKILSEKLNTTEGRVKITIYRNIQNHPPSFIIQIVPHKNFFVTTENEVDVYKEVLIYPNLLSDLLIYQPLNSIAEQYARENELQDVILLNSEKRIARSVLGNIFLIQDNMIVSPPTTEGAIQSVLKKNYILFLREKTNYIFKEAPISPFEAQSADEFFILSDENGLLPVTRLRKKVFKKDQTRLLTKKFIGYSFE; this is encoded by the coding sequence ATGAAAATTATTTTCAATCAAAAATGTATTGAAGAAAATCAATTAGTAATCAATTACACTGAAAACAATTATTTTTCCGGGGATTTTGTAAATGGTTTCTGTTGGCTATTTCAAAATAAACTCCTTTATTGGGAAAATGTATATTTCCAATTGATGGCATCCATGAGAAAAATGAGGATAGATATACCTCTAGCTTTTACTCCTGAATTATTTGAAAATCAAATTAAAATACTCTCTGAAAAATTAAACACCACAGAAGGTAGAGTAAAAATAACAATCTATAGAAATATCCAAAATCATCCCCCTTCATTTATAATACAAATTGTACCCCATAAAAATTTCTTTGTAACTACTGAAAATGAAGTTGATGTTTATAAAGAAGTTCTTATATATCCCAATTTATTGTCTGATTTATTAATTTATCAGCCTCTTAATAGCATAGCAGAACAATATGCAAGAGAAAATGAGTTACAGGACGTTATTTTACTGAATAGTGAAAAAAGAATAGCTAGATCTGTATTAGGTAATATATTTTTAATTCAAGATAATATGATAGTTTCCCCTCCCACTACGGAAGGTGCCATCCAATCTGTTTTAAAGAAAAATTACATCCTTTTTCTACGAGAAAAAACAAATTACATCTTTAAAGAAGCACCAATATCTCCTTTCGAAGCTCAATCTGCAGATGAATTTTTTATACTTAGTGATGAAAATGGATTACTGCCCGTTACCCGGTTGAGAAAAAAAGTTTTTAAAAAAGATCAAACTCGTTTATTGACAAAAAAGTTTATCGGTTATTCTTTCGAATAG
- a CDS encoding START-like domain-containing protein gives MNKIKYQLEFAMKCSTTLLFEYIGTSSGMSEWLADDVIERGDKFTFVWGDQEESANLIRYKEESFVRFRWEEDEGTKYFWELAIHVDDVTSDVALVITDFAEESDLEHSKLYWENLIEDLKKIIGS, from the coding sequence ATGAATAAGATAAAATACCAATTAGAATTTGCTATGAAATGTTCCACTACTCTTTTGTTTGAATATATTGGAACTTCTTCAGGTATGAGTGAGTGGTTAGCAGATGACGTAATTGAAAGAGGAGATAAATTTACTTTTGTATGGGGAGATCAAGAAGAATCAGCTAACTTAATACGATATAAAGAAGAGTCTTTTGTGCGTTTTAGATGGGAAGAAGATGAAGGAACCAAATATTTTTGGGAACTTGCCATACATGTTGATGATGTAACCAGTGACGTAGCTCTTGTAATTACTGATTTTGCCGAAGAAAGCGACTTAGAACACTCTAAATTATATTGGGAAAATTTAATTGAAGACCTAAAAAAGATTATAGGTTCTTAA
- a CDS encoding RNA polymerase sigma factor has translation MIKRTDCELVHSYINGNENALKTLLNRHKLKIYNYINRKVNNPELAEDLFQDVFIKVILTLKEKKYNEEGKFLPWVLRISHNLIIDHFRVSNKTKIINESSGQNEDYNIFDFVKVSELSIEDLIINEQINLDLKRLINELSQDQKEVLELRFYKGLSFKEIAEETNVGINTALGRMRYAILNLRKLIETKNLTFIYNNKI, from the coding sequence ATGATAAAAAGAACTGACTGTGAATTAGTTCATTCTTATATTAATGGAAATGAAAATGCTCTTAAAACATTGTTGAATAGGCATAAGTTAAAGATATATAATTATATCAATCGAAAGGTTAATAACCCGGAGTTAGCTGAAGATCTATTTCAAGATGTTTTTATAAAAGTTATATTAACTCTTAAGGAGAAAAAATATAACGAAGAAGGGAAGTTTCTACCATGGGTTTTGAGAATTTCACATAATTTAATTATCGATCATTTTAGGGTTTCGAATAAAACGAAAATAATTAACGAATCCAGTGGACAGAATGAGGATTATAATATATTTGATTTTGTAAAAGTATCCGAACTATCCATAGAGGATTTAATAATAAATGAGCAAATTAACCTGGATCTTAAAAGACTTATAAATGAGCTGTCTCAAGATCAAAAAGAAGTTTTAGAATTACGCTTTTATAAAGGTTTAAGCTTCAAAGAAATTGCAGAAGAAACAAATGTCGGGATTAATACGGCATTAGGAAGAATGAGATATGCAATTTTAAATCTAAGAAAACTAATTGAGACCAAAAATTTAACATTCATTTACAATAATAAAATTTAA
- a CDS encoding DedA family protein: protein MNDFSWGQLVNPEFYIKLGGIYLVLFIVFAETGLFAGFFLPGDSLLFLSGIYSKELIREIFYIESDFLSVFLLSCLISIAGIIGNEIGYWFGKKSGSYLYNKKDTFLFKKKYLFQAKEFYEKHGGRAIILARFLPILRTFAPIIAGIVQMNKGKYLLYNVLGSTAWSFSLLFSGHYLYQIFLKEFNFDLKRHIETIVLVMVIVTTAPVVVKLFFQKNNDISEN, encoded by the coding sequence ATGAATGATTTTAGTTGGGGCCAATTAGTTAATCCGGAGTTTTATATAAAGTTAGGCGGTATTTATTTAGTTTTATTTATAGTTTTTGCTGAAACGGGTCTCTTTGCCGGATTTTTCCTTCCCGGAGATAGTTTATTATTCCTCTCAGGTATATACAGTAAGGAATTAATAAGAGAAATTTTTTATATTGAATCAGATTTTTTAAGTGTTTTTTTATTATCATGCTTAATTTCAATTGCCGGTATAATTGGTAACGAAATAGGTTATTGGTTTGGAAAAAAAAGCGGATCTTATCTTTATAATAAAAAAGATACCTTTTTATTCAAAAAAAAATATCTTTTCCAAGCAAAAGAATTTTATGAAAAACATGGGGGAAGAGCAATTATTCTTGCTCGGTTTTTACCTATTTTAAGAACATTTGCACCCATAATTGCCGGAATTGTTCAGATGAATAAGGGTAAATACTTATTGTATAATGTTTTAGGATCAACGGCTTGGTCTTTTTCCTTATTATTTTCGGGACATTATCTTTACCAAATATTCCTTAAGGAATTTAATTTCGATTTGAAACGTCATATTGAAACTATTGTATTAGTAATGGTAATAGTAACCACCGCCCCTGTAGTAGTTAAGTTATTTTTCCAAAAAAATAATGATATTTCAGAAAATTGA
- a CDS encoding nucleoside recognition domain-containing protein, producing MTLNYIWIAFIILSFFVGILKFLFLGDTVIFKHMVDGLFSTTKVAVMDIALPLAGMMTFWLGIMKIGENAGAIRFLSKLVSPFFSKLFPSIPKGHPAIGNMMMNFSANLLGLDNAATPLGLKAMDSLQTLNTKKDIATDAQIMFLVLHTSGLTLIPTSIMLYRYLNGAQDPTDIFVPCIVGTFCTTLFGIIIVGIKQRLNLFSRQILIGLLGALVLIFGLSYFIKYSTDSRTKYAVEYVSHITPQTVSVENVTVEDFIKLYPDSFQKEINVKDKKITPELICKTNQEYINFERGTASRVISNVLLLLIPVVFITGAFIKKINVFDSFIDGAKEGFGVSVKIIPYLVAMLAAISLLRTSGIMDYLINSISYCLSSLHINTDFLPALPTALMKPLSGSGSRALMIEAMQNYGADSFVGRLTCIFQGSADTTFYIVALYFGSVGIKRIRYSLTAGLLTDLLGVITAIFITYFFFG from the coding sequence ATGACCCTTAATTATATTTGGATTGCCTTTATTATCTTATCTTTTTTTGTAGGAATTCTTAAGTTCCTGTTTTTAGGAGATACGGTAATCTTTAAACATATGGTTGACGGGTTGTTTAGTACTACCAAAGTTGCAGTAATGGATATAGCTTTGCCTTTGGCAGGAATGATGACTTTCTGGTTAGGAATAATGAAAATTGGTGAAAATGCAGGTGCTATACGTTTTCTCTCTAAACTGGTATCTCCTTTTTTTTCCAAATTATTTCCTTCCATTCCCAAAGGTCATCCTGCAATAGGAAATATGATGATGAATTTTAGTGCCAATCTTCTTGGGCTGGATAATGCCGCCACTCCTTTAGGATTAAAAGCAATGGACAGTTTGCAAACACTGAATACTAAAAAAGATATTGCAACGGATGCACAGATTATGTTTTTAGTTTTGCATACCTCGGGACTAACATTAATCCCGACTTCCATTATGCTCTACCGCTATTTAAATGGTGCACAAGATCCTACCGATATATTCGTACCGTGTATTGTTGGAACTTTTTGCACTACTTTATTTGGTATAATTATAGTAGGAATTAAACAACGCTTAAACCTATTTAGTCGCCAAATATTGATCGGTCTACTAGGGGCTCTAGTACTGATTTTTGGGCTTTCCTATTTCATAAAATATTCCACAGATTCTCGGACAAAATATGCTGTCGAGTATGTATCTCATATCACCCCTCAAACTGTATCGGTTGAAAATGTAACTGTAGAAGATTTTATTAAATTATATCCTGATTCATTTCAGAAAGAGATTAACGTAAAAGATAAAAAAATTACTCCTGAGTTGATCTGTAAAACTAACCAAGAATATATAAATTTTGAGCGTGGTACAGCCTCTCGAGTGATTAGCAACGTACTTTTATTACTAATTCCCGTTGTATTTATTACAGGCGCTTTTATAAAAAAAATAAATGTTTTTGATAGTTTTATTGATGGTGCTAAAGAAGGTTTCGGAGTATCTGTAAAAATAATTCCTTATTTAGTTGCCATGTTGGCTGCTATCAGTTTATTGAGAACCAGCGGGATAATGGATTATCTAATTAATTCTATTTCTTATTGCTTATCCTCGTTACATATCAATACCGATTTTTTACCTGCACTACCTACTGCTTTAATGAAGCCCCTTAGTGGGAGTGGTAGCCGTGCATTAATGATTGAGGCCATGCAAAATTATGGTGCTGATTCTTTTGTAGGAAGACTTACCTGTATATTTCAGGGAAGTGCAGATACTACTTTCTATATAGTTGCTCTTTATTTTGGAAGTGTCGGTATTAAAAGAATTAGATATTCTCTTACTGCAGGTTTGCTGACCGATTTATTAGGCGTAATCACAGCCATTTTTATTACCTATTTTTTCTTTGGGTAG
- the accD gene encoding acetyl-CoA carboxylase, carboxyltransferase subunit beta: MRWFTRQKKNISTDISEKREVPEGLYYKTPSGKIIETDQLTANFYVSPEDDFHVRIGSSQYFQILFDNGKFKELDVKVHSKDSLNFVDSKPYKDRLKEAQSKTNLTEAIRNAVGKVNGKEIYISCMDFSFIGGSVGSAVGEKIRRAIDYCIKNKLPYVIISQSGGARMQEAGLSLMQLAKVEAKLAQLSDAGLPYISVLTDPTFGGITASYGSTGDIIIAEPGALIGFAGPRVIKETIGKDLPPGFQSSEFLLEKGFIDIIAHRKDLKNTISHCVDMLMNKEVK, from the coding sequence ATGAGATGGTTTACTAGACAGAAAAAAAACATCAGTACTGACATTAGCGAAAAGAGGGAGGTTCCTGAAGGATTATACTATAAAACTCCATCCGGGAAAATTATTGAAACTGATCAATTAACAGCTAATTTCTATGTAAGTCCGGAAGATGATTTTCATGTTAGAATTGGTAGTTCCCAATATTTCCAAATTTTATTTGATAATGGTAAATTTAAAGAACTTGACGTAAAAGTTCACAGCAAAGATTCATTAAATTTCGTCGATTCCAAACCGTATAAAGATCGATTAAAGGAAGCACAATCTAAAACTAATTTAACTGAAGCCATAAGAAATGCGGTAGGTAAAGTAAATGGAAAAGAAATATATATTTCTTGTATGGACTTTAGTTTCATCGGAGGGTCTGTGGGATCAGCGGTTGGAGAAAAAATTAGAAGAGCCATCGATTACTGTATTAAAAATAAATTACCATATGTAATTATAAGTCAATCCGGAGGTGCTAGAATGCAAGAAGCAGGGCTATCTTTGATGCAATTGGCAAAGGTTGAAGCTAAATTAGCTCAATTAAGTGATGCCGGACTTCCTTATATATCTGTACTAACAGATCCAACCTTTGGAGGAATAACCGCTTCATATGGTTCTACCGGTGATATTATAATTGCTGAACCCGGCGCATTAATCGGATTTGCAGGACCAAGAGTAATTAAAGAAACTATCGGAAAAGATTTGCCTCCAGGTTTCCAATCTTCTGAATTTCTATTAGAAAAAGGCTTTATAGACATTATCGCACACAGAAAAGATTTAAAAAATACCATTTCACATTGTGTTGACATGTTAATGAATAAAGAAGTTAAATAA
- a CDS encoding DUF4258 domain-containing protein encodes MSFSKRLRLYLTGFFMGLVFILFVFGNKVFSWSYLPNDRVLAEIQTKPLKFSNQSLESLKLKKISLNFIKDTVLSKGKINFKMSNAQALPCPHYVLHYESLKVTFTKCKDTVVINTID; translated from the coding sequence ATGTCATTTTCTAAAAGATTAAGACTCTATCTTACGGGTTTTTTTATGGGTCTTGTATTTATATTATTTGTATTTGGTAATAAGGTATTTTCTTGGTCATATTTGCCCAATGACAGGGTTTTAGCTGAAATACAAACCAAACCTTTAAAATTTTCAAATCAAAGTCTGGAAAGTCTTAAACTAAAAAAAATATCTCTCAATTTTATAAAAGATACAGTTCTTAGTAAAGGTAAAATAAATTTTAAGATGAGTAATGCTCAAGCATTGCCTTGTCCTCATTATGTCCTTCATTATGAAAGCTTAAAAGTTACATTTACTAAATGCAAAGACACGGTAGTCATAAACACGATTGATTAA
- a CDS encoding alanine dehydrogenase, which translates to MGIYTPFSEEELIPLEERIEVIKKGGKCSIGIPKEDHLIESRIALTPDAVSVLSSNGIDIIMESGAGLGAHYSDALYSEAGATISYDPKEVLSQPIILKVEPLSIDQIKHLQPNSYLISAVQINTQCKEYFEELSKKKITALGFEYIRDSHNELSIVRLIGEIAGVSSILIAAELLSSTHGGNGLLLGGITGVRPSNVVIIGAGNVGESAARSALGLGATVKVFDNSITRLRRFQELLGRRLYTSTIDPKELSKALIRCDVAIGCLKGELRAPIIVPENTVKRMKPGSVVIDISIDNGGVFETSEINAKNEAFIKHEVLHYCVPNITSKFARTASKALSNFFLSYFLNLNNQGGFEAMFRKNRGICQGIYMYKGRITNRQIASWYNLPYQDIHLLII; encoded by the coding sequence ATGGGTATTTATACACCTTTTTCCGAAGAAGAGCTGATTCCCCTGGAGGAACGAATTGAAGTGATAAAAAAAGGAGGAAAATGCAGTATTGGTATTCCTAAAGAAGATCATTTGATTGAAAGCAGGATTGCTCTCACTCCCGATGCTGTTTCTGTTCTAAGCTCTAATGGTATTGATATCATAATGGAAAGTGGAGCCGGTTTAGGGGCTCATTATTCCGATGCTTTATATTCCGAGGCAGGGGCAACAATTTCATACGACCCTAAAGAGGTTCTGTCTCAACCCATCATTTTAAAAGTTGAACCTTTATCCATAGATCAAATAAAGCACTTGCAGCCAAATTCCTATTTGATTTCTGCTGTACAAATAAATACTCAATGCAAAGAATATTTCGAAGAACTTTCTAAAAAAAAGATTACGGCTTTAGGATTTGAATATATACGAGACAGCCATAATGAATTATCCATTGTACGACTTATTGGTGAAATAGCCGGTGTTTCCAGCATACTTATTGCCGCTGAATTACTGTCTTCAACTCATGGGGGAAATGGTCTTTTACTAGGAGGAATAACCGGTGTTAGACCATCCAACGTAGTAATTATAGGAGCAGGAAATGTGGGAGAAAGCGCCGCACGTTCGGCTTTAGGGTTAGGAGCCACCGTAAAAGTGTTTGACAATTCTATTACTCGACTTAGAAGATTTCAAGAATTACTGGGACGACGGTTATATACATCTACGATAGACCCGAAAGAGCTCAGCAAAGCGTTAATTCGCTGCGATGTTGCCATTGGTTGCTTAAAGGGAGAACTTAGGGCTCCGATTATTGTACCTGAAAATACTGTTAAAAGAATGAAACCGGGATCTGTTGTCATTGATATAAGCATTGATAACGGAGGAGTTTTTGAAACCTCAGAAATAAATGCTAAAAATGAAGCTTTTATTAAACATGAAGTCCTACATTATTGTGTTCCCAACATCACTTCTAAATTTGCAAGAACCGCTTCAAAAGCTTTAAGTAATTTCTTTTTAAGTTATTTTCTTAATCTGAACAATCAAGGAGGATTTGAAGCTATGTTTAGAAAAAACCGTGGAATTTGTCAGGGCATTTATATGTACAAAGGCAGAATTACTAATAGACAGATAGCTTCTTGGTACAACCTGCCGTATCAAGACATTCATTTACTAATTATTTAA